The sequence below is a genomic window from Sulfuracidifex metallicus DSM 6482 = JCM 9184.
CCCTTGCTAATTGACCTTATATGGTGACCTGCCCTACCTATACGTTGTAATAACCTGCTAACACTCTTTGGGCTACTTAAAAGAATAACTACGTCAATATAACCTATATCTATTCCTAACTCCAGACTAGTAGAAGAGATAACTACCTTAAGTTCACCTCTCTTCAACTTCTCTTCCACTTCTAACCTTACGTCTTTACTCAAGGAGCTGTGATGAGCCTCGATGGCGTCCTCTGAAAGTATCCCCTTCAGTTTAGCTATTTTCCTTAACTTATACGAGACGTTTTCCGCTGCGTGCCTAGTATTAGTAAATATCAGAGTTGTTCTATGTTTTTGAACCTCTTCAATTATTGAATTATATATTCCTTCTTCAATTTTACTTTCAGATTCATGAACCAAATCCCTGACAGGTGATATAACCTTGAGATCTACTGGTTTCACAAATCTAGCGTCGATTATTTGGCAATCGTTGTTCTTACCTACAAGGAATTTAGCTATATCCTCTAAAGGCGACACTGTTGCGCTTAGGCCTATTCTTGTCACTTTGTTCTTAGCAATAAGATTCTGAAATATCTCTAACATTGAAGATAAATATGAGCCCCTCTTACTTCCAGCTATTTCATGAATTTCGTCTACTATAATCCATCTAACATCTTGAAGATTTTGACTAAACTTTGGAGAAACCATAGATATTGCAAAAGATTCTGGAGTAGTAATTAGAATATGAGGAGGAAGTTTGACCATCTTCTGCTTCTCGTAAGATGATGTATCACTTGTTCTAACCCCTATTCTAAGCTGAGGTAACCTAGGAACTTTTTCCTTAAGTTCGTTTAGAGGTGATAGTAAGTTGGCCTTCATATCGTTATTAAGGGCCCTTAGGGGAGAGATGTAAATTGCATAAACCTTATCCTCAAGTTTGCCCTCCTCTCCCAACTCAAATAAAGTGTCCAAGATGCCTAGAAATGCTGACAATGTCTTTCCACTACCGGTTGGGCTTGAAACCAAAACATTCATACCTTTCTTTATAAGCGGTATGGATGCCTTCTGAGGAGGGGTAAAGGAACCATATTTCTCCTTAAACCATGAAGCTACATAAGGCCTTAAAATCGAAAAGACAGTTTCATCGTCCTCAAACTTCGCGTAGTTGACAGTCATTTAAAGAATCCCTTAACTTGGGGAAGTTATAAGTTGATATTCTATTATTCTTTCATATAAGAGAAACTAGTAAATATATACCCTGAAGAGTAATAGAGAAGCCAAAGACCAACTAAATAGTAGTGAGATAAAATTAAGAAGAGACCGCCTAAAAGGAACAGAATACCTATCAACATAACTAAAGATACTATTAGGTAATATTTTCTGCTAACGCTCATTTTCTTCCCCTTAGGAGTAACAACGTAGGTTCTCTTTCCTAAAAAACCCTTAATTAAACTGAAAAGAATAAAGGGGGATATGGCTACTGTGTAAGCTGAAATCTTACCTAAAGATCTAAGTGAATCGAAAATAGAAATATTAAGCTCCCTAGCAGATCTAACGTAAATTATTGCATAAAGTGATATAGAAACGAGCCAAAGTATAAATAAGGGAGAAAAAAGAGGGTCTGGCAAATGTAAAAATGGAATAAATGGAAGTAATATTGAAGCTAAGAACGTAAGCCCTATAGGGAAATATTGCAAAAGATACAACATCATTTCTATTTTCTTATGAAACTTTAGATTAGAATGAATGATGTAAGTAAATCTGTTCTTAAGAACCTCAGTAGTTCCCATAGCCCATCTTGTTTGTTGAACGTAAAAAGAAACAAAATTGTTAGGAACTTCCACAAATATTGGAGAGTCACTGGCACATATCTTGTAACCCATGCTAGTCAGTCTAGTTCCTATTTCCAAATCGTCCTGAATCATATTATAATCCCACCCTCCTACCTTATTCAAACATCCCCTTTTATAGAGAGTTCCAGAACCTACTGGAAATACGTTAAATCCTGCGGCATGTCTACCTAGAAGCATTACCATGCTACCTAAATTGGTTGATACTAGAAGGCCCTTAACTAATGACGAAAGAGAGTCCTGAGAATATCCCATCCACTTTAACGATACAGCGTCGCAACCAAGTGTAAGCATTCTAGAGTATGCTCTATATATAGAGTCAGGATTCAACCTGGAGTCTACGTCTAATGTAATAATAAGATCTCCCTTTGACCTCTCTAAACCATATGAAAGGGCGCCGCTCTTAAAGCCTAGCTTTTTTTCCCTCAAGAACACTTT
It includes:
- a CDS encoding glycosyltransferase family 2 protein, whose translation is MPLIDFVIQIFILLIPSLILLNQIFLYYMYKKAEKILSSNVNIKEFPFLSIIVPTKGENISTIIGLLDNVMEFKWDLRRIEVIIVSDDDKEFVRQLENSLSTKELPFSVKVFLREKKLGFKSGALSYGLERSKGDLIITLDVDSRLNPDSIYRAYSRMLTLGCDAVSLKWMGYSQDSLSSLVKGLLVSTNLGSMVMLLGRHAAGFNVFPVGSGTLYKRGCLNKVGGWDYNMIQDDLEIGTRLTSMGYKICASDSPIFVEVPNNFVSFYVQQTRWAMGTTEVLKNRFTYIIHSNLKFHKKIEMMLYLLQYFPIGLTFLASILLPFIPFLHLPDPLFSPLFILWLVSISLYAIIYVRSARELNISIFDSLRSLGKISAYTVAISPFILFSLIKGFLGKRTYVVTPKGKKMSVSRKYYLIVSLVMLIGILFLLGGLFLILSHYYLVGLWLLYYSSGYIFTSFSYMKE